Proteins from a single region of Amycolatopsis sp. CA-230715:
- the vanX gene encoding D-Ala-D-Ala dipeptidase VanX, producing MNEDFAFVDELVPGIRWDAKYATWDNFTGKPVDGYAVNRIVGTRALCAALEQAQEKAASLGFGLLLWDGYRPQRAVDNFVRWSEQPEDGRAKSRHYPNIERTEMFEEGYVAAKSGHSRGSTVDLTLYHLATGELAPMGGDHDLMDPVSHHGAAGITTAEAANREHLRSIMDDCGFRSYDREWWHYTLEDEPYPDTYFDFAVE from the coding sequence ATGAACGAGGACTTCGCCTTCGTCGACGAACTGGTGCCCGGAATACGCTGGGACGCCAAGTACGCCACCTGGGACAACTTCACCGGAAAACCGGTGGACGGGTACGCGGTGAACCGGATCGTCGGTACGCGTGCCCTGTGCGCGGCCTTGGAGCAGGCGCAGGAGAAGGCCGCGTCACTCGGCTTCGGCCTGCTCCTCTGGGACGGCTACCGCCCGCAACGCGCCGTGGACAACTTCGTGCGGTGGTCGGAGCAACCGGAGGACGGCCGCGCGAAATCGCGGCACTACCCGAACATCGAGCGGACCGAGATGTTCGAAGAGGGATACGTGGCCGCCAAGTCCGGGCACAGCAGGGGCAGCACGGTCGACCTGACGCTCTACCACCTCGCCACCGGCGAACTCGCCCCGATGGGCGGCGACCACGATCTGATGGATCCGGTGTCCCATCACGGCGCGGCCGGGATCACCACGGCCGAAGCGGCGAACCGGGAGCATCTCCGGTCCATAATGGACGATTGTGGTTTCCGCTCGTACGACCGGGAATGGTGGCACTACACGCTGGAAGACGAACCGTATCCCGACACCTACTTCGACTTTGCCGTCGAATGA
- a CDS encoding GNAT family N-acetyltransferase: protein MRNGEDMRVRLADSTDSAAVDGLLDELGYPQDAAGTTATRIQAWRSDPFSAVYVAEAGGEVVGLVAVHVCPFFERTGAWGRIVALVVSDQARGQGVGGRLVAEAESFAVSRGCVRMEVTSADRREDAHEFYRRRGYLDQAGTSSRYLRELDGTDRRGDEFARRRMQV, encoded by the coding sequence ATGAGGAACGGGGAAGACATGCGGGTACGACTGGCGGACAGCACCGATTCCGCGGCCGTCGACGGGTTGCTCGACGAGCTGGGGTACCCGCAGGACGCCGCCGGGACGACGGCGACCCGGATCCAGGCGTGGCGGTCCGACCCGTTCAGCGCGGTCTACGTGGCCGAGGCTGGCGGCGAAGTCGTCGGCCTCGTCGCGGTCCACGTGTGCCCGTTCTTCGAACGCACCGGTGCCTGGGGCCGGATCGTGGCGCTGGTCGTGTCCGATCAGGCGCGCGGGCAGGGCGTCGGCGGCCGACTGGTGGCCGAGGCGGAATCGTTCGCCGTGAGCCGCGGGTGCGTGCGCATGGAGGTCACCAGCGCGGACCGCCGGGAAGACGCGCACGAGTTCTACCGGCGCCGCGGTTACCTCGACCAGGCGGGTACCTCGTCCCGATACCTGCGCGAGCTCGACGGCACCGACCGTCGTGGCGACGAATTCGCGCGCCGCCGGATGCAGGTCTGA
- a CDS encoding sensor histidine kinase, translating into MDRERGLSVRLKLTLSYAGFLMVAGVLLLAVVWVFLLRYVPEVIPQYRSSLPGTGGAPSGPVLSIPGRYDLQRAFVPKALLVLAALLVFGLVGGWLLAGSMLAPLTRIKNATRLAGNGSLSHRIRLEGRTDEFRELADAFDTMLTRLEAHDAEQRRFAANASHELRTPLSITRTLLEVARNDKDRDIGELLERLNFVNTRAIDLTEALLLLSRANQRAFTRERVDLSLAAEEATETLLPLAERHGVTLETSGDQAAANGSHALLLQMTTNLVHNAIVHNLPEGGTVRVTTSVDAGNAVLVVENTGKKLSLDLVSTLAEPFQRGTERVRTDHAGVGLGLAIVDSIARAHDGTLALVPRAAGGLRVTVQLPAAPP; encoded by the coding sequence GTGGATAGGGAACGCGGGTTGAGCGTTCGCCTGAAACTCACGCTCAGCTACGCCGGGTTCCTGATGGTCGCCGGTGTCCTGCTCCTCGCCGTCGTGTGGGTGTTCCTGCTGCGCTACGTGCCCGAGGTGATCCCGCAGTACCGCAGCAGCCTGCCGGGGACGGGCGGGGCGCCCAGCGGGCCGGTGCTGTCCATCCCCGGCCGCTACGACCTGCAGCGCGCGTTCGTCCCGAAGGCACTGCTCGTTCTGGCTGCGCTGCTGGTCTTCGGCCTCGTCGGCGGGTGGCTGCTGGCGGGCAGCATGCTCGCGCCGCTGACCCGCATCAAGAACGCGACCCGCCTGGCTGGCAACGGCTCGCTCTCCCACCGGATCCGGCTGGAAGGCCGCACCGACGAGTTCCGCGAACTCGCCGACGCCTTCGACACCATGCTCACGCGGCTGGAAGCGCACGACGCCGAACAGCGGAGGTTCGCGGCCAACGCGTCGCACGAACTGCGCACCCCGCTGTCGATCACGCGGACGCTCCTCGAAGTGGCCCGCAACGACAAGGACCGCGACATCGGCGAACTCCTCGAACGCCTGAACTTCGTCAACACCAGGGCGATCGACCTCACCGAGGCGCTGCTCCTGCTCAGCCGCGCCAACCAGCGGGCCTTCACCCGGGAACGCGTCGACCTGTCGCTTGCCGCGGAAGAAGCCACGGAAACGCTGCTTCCCTTAGCGGAACGGCACGGCGTCACCCTCGAAACCTCCGGTGACCAGGCCGCCGCCAACGGCTCGCACGCGCTCCTGCTGCAGATGACCACGAACCTCGTGCACAACGCGATCGTCCACAACCTGCCTGAGGGGGGCACCGTCCGGGTCACGACGAGCGTCGACGCCGGGAACGCGGTGCTCGTCGTCGAGAACACCGGCAAGAAGCTTTCCCTCGACCTGGTTTCCACGCTGGCCGAGCCGTTCCAGCGCGGCACCGAACGCGTCCGCACCGACCACGCGGGTGTCGGGCTCGGCCTGGCGATCGTCGACAGCATCGCCCGAGCGCACGACGGAACCCTCGCACTCGTCCCGCGGGCCGCGGGCGGGCTCCGCGTCACGGTGCAGCTCCCCGCCGCACCACCGTGA
- a CDS encoding ArsR/SmtB family transcription factor, with the protein MSALHPDLAQMSVDKVLAALGHPIRLAVVRTLAAHGETYCGAIDTGASPSTMTTHWRILRESGVTSQRLDGRRHYMSLRRDDLDALCPGLLDAVLAAPTGDLSR; encoded by the coding sequence ATGTCCGCGCTGCATCCCGACCTCGCCCAGATGAGCGTGGACAAGGTGCTGGCCGCACTCGGCCACCCGATCCGGCTCGCGGTCGTGCGCACTCTCGCGGCCCACGGCGAAACCTACTGCGGCGCGATCGACACCGGCGCCTCCCCGTCCACGATGACGACGCATTGGCGGATCCTCCGCGAAAGCGGCGTGACCTCCCAGCGCCTCGACGGCCGACGGCACTACATGTCACTGCGCCGCGACGACCTGGACGCCCTGTGCCCCGGCCTGCTGGACGCCGTGCTCGCCGCACCGACGGGCGACCTCAGCCGTTGA
- a CDS encoding D-isomer specific 2-hydroxyacid dehydrogenase family protein, protein MTYREPAAARRTPSQATATGITIYGCGPDEAALFQEMAPRFGVVPTLTEAAVSEDNAGLAAGNRCVSIGHKTRVGNSTLRALGRAGVEYISTRSIGYNHLDVDYAESVGISVGNVAYSPDSVADYTVMLMLMMLRNAKSLIRRTDVHDYRLHDVRGKELRDLTVGVVGTGRIGAAVMRRLRGFGCRVLANDNFPSTAAEYVPLEEILAQSDIVTLHTPLTPDTHHLLDSRRIARMKHGAFVVNTGRGPLLDTEALVRALESGRLGGAALDVIEGEEGIFYADHREKPVKSEALVRLQKLPNALISPHTAYYTDHALSDTVENSIVNCLKFESENRHG, encoded by the coding sequence ATGACCTACCGCGAGCCAGCAGCGGCCCGCCGCACCCCATCGCAGGCCACGGCGACGGGGATCACGATCTACGGCTGCGGGCCTGACGAGGCCGCCCTGTTCCAGGAGATGGCGCCGCGCTTCGGCGTGGTTCCGACGCTCACCGAGGCCGCGGTGTCCGAGGACAACGCCGGGCTGGCGGCGGGGAACCGGTGCGTCAGCATCGGCCACAAAACGCGTGTCGGCAATTCCACCCTGCGCGCGCTGGGGCGCGCCGGGGTGGAATACATTTCGACCAGGAGCATCGGCTACAACCACCTGGATGTGGACTACGCGGAGAGTGTCGGCATCTCCGTGGGAAATGTCGCGTATTCGCCGGACAGCGTCGCCGATTACACGGTGATGTTGATGCTGATGATGCTGCGGAACGCGAAATCCCTCATCCGCCGCACGGACGTCCACGACTACCGGCTGCACGACGTGCGCGGGAAGGAACTGCGCGATCTGACCGTCGGGGTGGTCGGCACCGGGCGCATCGGCGCGGCGGTCATGCGGCGGCTGCGCGGTTTCGGGTGCCGCGTGCTGGCCAACGACAACTTTCCCAGCACCGCCGCCGAGTACGTTCCGCTCGAGGAAATCCTTGCGCAGAGCGATATCGTGACACTTCACACGCCGCTCACCCCGGACACGCACCACCTGCTGGACAGCCGCCGCATCGCGCGGATGAAGCACGGCGCGTTCGTCGTCAACACCGGACGCGGCCCGCTGCTCGACACCGAGGCGCTGGTGCGGGCGTTGGAAAGCGGGCGGTTGGGTGGCGCGGCGCTGGACGTCATCGAAGGCGAGGAAGGCATCTTCTACGCCGACCACCGGGAAAAGCCGGTGAAGAGCGAGGCGCTGGTGCGGTTGCAGAAACTGCCGAACGCGCTCATCAGCCCGCACACCGCCTACTACACGGACCACGCGCTGAGCGACACCGTGGAGAACTCGATTGTCAACTGTCTGAAATTCGAAAGCGAGAACCGGCATGGCTAG
- a CDS encoding M15 family metallopeptidase, which produces MRGRLGEAGGAIPPRVTVFADQFPAVANLDPELLSALRRAATDAAVDGVEFFVNSGWRSPAYQEQLLEKAISKYGSAEEAARWVATPETSAHVAGKAVDIGPAEARAWLSEHGAAYGLCQIYRNEPWHYELRPEAILTGCPPMFADPSHDPRMW; this is translated from the coding sequence GTGCGCGGCCGCCTCGGCGAGGCCGGTGGCGCCATTCCGCCCCGCGTGACGGTCTTCGCCGACCAGTTCCCGGCCGTGGCCAACCTCGATCCCGAACTGCTCTCCGCACTGCGCCGGGCCGCGACCGACGCCGCGGTCGACGGGGTCGAGTTCTTCGTCAACAGCGGCTGGCGTTCCCCGGCGTACCAGGAACAGTTGCTGGAGAAGGCGATCTCGAAGTACGGCTCGGCGGAGGAAGCCGCGCGCTGGGTGGCGACCCCGGAAACCTCCGCGCACGTGGCGGGGAAAGCGGTCGACATCGGACCGGCCGAGGCCAGGGCGTGGCTGTCCGAGCACGGCGCCGCGTACGGGCTGTGCCAGATCTACCGCAACGAACCCTGGCACTACGAACTGCGGCCCGAGGCCATCCTCACCGGCTGCCCGCCGATGTTCGCCGATCCGTCCCACGATCCGCGGATGTGGTGA
- a CDS encoding SDR family NAD(P)-dependent oxidoreductase, giving the protein MSYIRTEGNPLDRTAVITGAGSGIGRATARALADQGCRVLAVGRTETRLIETAGGRDTIRPCAIDITAPGAAAEVMDAAEREFGGVDILVNNAGVVDQTPLGEIDPAVVQRHLAVNLVAPIALTQQALPMLEAARGTVVNVSTAVGQRGWVPMSSYGATKVAIDFLTRTWAVELAPRGIRVVAVAPGPVDTPMLANNDYDEAGAAEMRRNLDRVPLGRPARPEEVAWWIANLVRPEAEFVTGVVLPVDGGYSAA; this is encoded by the coding sequence ATGTCGTACATTCGTACTGAAGGTAATCCGCTCGACAGGACCGCGGTGATCACCGGCGCGGGGAGCGGCATCGGCCGCGCCACCGCCCGTGCGCTGGCGGATCAAGGGTGCCGGGTGCTCGCCGTCGGAAGGACCGAAACCCGGCTGATCGAGACGGCCGGTGGCCGGGACACCATCCGCCCGTGCGCGATCGACATCACCGCCCCCGGCGCGGCCGCCGAGGTGATGGACGCGGCGGAGCGGGAGTTCGGCGGCGTGGACATCCTGGTCAACAACGCCGGTGTGGTCGATCAGACGCCGCTCGGCGAGATCGACCCCGCGGTGGTGCAGCGTCACCTCGCCGTCAACCTCGTCGCGCCGATCGCCCTTACGCAGCAGGCACTTCCGATGCTCGAAGCCGCCAGGGGCACGGTGGTGAACGTCAGCACCGCCGTGGGGCAGCGCGGGTGGGTCCCGATGTCGTCGTACGGCGCGACGAAGGTCGCGATCGACTTCCTCACCAGGACGTGGGCGGTGGAACTGGCCCCGAGGGGTATCCGCGTCGTCGCCGTCGCACCGGGTCCGGTCGACACCCCGATGCTCGCCAACAACGACTACGACGAAGCGGGCGCGGCCGAGATGCGCCGGAACCTCGACCGGGTCCCCCTCGGCCGACCGGCCCGGCCCGAGGAAGTCGCCTGGTGGATCGCGAATCTCGTACGCCCGGAAGCCGAGTTCGTCACCGGCGTGGTGCTCCCCGTCGACGGCGGTTACAGCGCGGCTTGA
- a CDS encoding AAA family ATPase gives MGGLPVLVVVSGPGGAGKTTLAHALARAVGCPAICRDEIKEGMAHAVPGFVPGPGDELTRRTLPTFFGVLELLVRAGVTTVAEAAFQDRVWRPRLAHLSAFARIRIVHCVVDAEVASARVRRRREDDPVRRAHADASALERGYEEFDRVSVDAPWIEVDTTDGYSPALDEVVAFVNG, from the coding sequence ATGGGTGGTCTTCCGGTTCTCGTCGTCGTCAGCGGGCCGGGAGGGGCGGGTAAGACCACGCTCGCGCACGCGCTCGCGCGGGCGGTGGGGTGCCCGGCGATCTGCCGCGACGAGATCAAGGAAGGCATGGCGCACGCCGTCCCGGGGTTCGTGCCGGGTCCCGGTGACGAGCTGACCCGCCGCACGCTGCCGACCTTCTTCGGCGTGCTGGAGCTGCTGGTGCGGGCCGGGGTGACGACCGTGGCGGAGGCCGCGTTCCAGGACCGGGTGTGGCGGCCCCGCTTGGCACACCTGAGCGCGTTCGCGCGGATCAGGATCGTGCACTGCGTTGTCGACGCCGAGGTCGCCTCGGCCAGGGTGCGGCGTCGCCGCGAGGACGATCCGGTGCGCCGTGCCCACGCCGACGCCTCGGCGCTGGAGCGGGGCTACGAGGAGTTCGACCGGGTTTCGGTGGACGCCCCGTGGATCGAGGTCGACACCACCGACGGGTACAGCCCCGCGCTCGACGAGGTCGTGGCGTTCGTCAACGGCTGA
- the vanA gene encoding D-alanine--(R)-lactate ligase, with protein MARVKIGILFGGCSEEHPVSVKSAREVAANLDLGKYEPCYVGITEDGAWKLCDDPGEGWEDGRPVVLSPDRSAHGLLVLDEGKYETIPLDAVLSVLHGKFGEDGAVQGLLEFSGIPYAGCDIQSSVLCMDKSLTYLTVRNAGIATPNFWTVTGDEEIDPDRLTYPVFVKPARSGSSFGVSKVSGKEELADALATARQYDSKVLLEEAVVGSEVGCAVLGNGSDLSTGELDQISLSHGFFKIHQEDDPESGSENSSITVPAPIPAETSARVRETAKAIYRALECSGLARVDLFLKADGEVVLNEVNTLPGMTSYSRYPRMMAAAGIPFSEMLDRILTLTLAGNGR; from the coding sequence ATGGCTAGGGTGAAGATCGGGATTCTGTTCGGGGGCTGTTCCGAGGAGCACCCCGTTTCCGTCAAATCCGCGCGGGAAGTGGCGGCGAACCTGGACCTCGGAAAGTACGAACCGTGCTACGTCGGGATCACCGAGGACGGTGCCTGGAAGCTGTGCGACGACCCCGGTGAAGGCTGGGAGGACGGCCGCCCGGTCGTGCTGTCGCCGGACCGGAGCGCCCACGGCCTGCTCGTGCTGGACGAGGGCAAATACGAGACGATCCCCCTCGACGCGGTGCTTTCCGTGCTGCACGGCAAGTTCGGCGAGGACGGCGCCGTGCAGGGCCTGCTGGAGTTCTCCGGCATCCCCTACGCCGGGTGTGACATCCAGAGTTCCGTGCTGTGCATGGACAAGTCCCTCACCTACCTCACCGTGCGGAACGCGGGAATCGCCACGCCGAACTTCTGGACCGTCACCGGGGACGAAGAGATCGATCCCGATCGGCTCACCTACCCGGTTTTCGTGAAACCCGCCCGTTCCGGATCGTCCTTCGGAGTCAGCAAGGTGTCCGGCAAGGAGGAGCTGGCCGATGCGCTGGCGACCGCCCGGCAGTACGACTCGAAGGTGCTGCTCGAAGAAGCCGTCGTCGGCAGCGAAGTGGGCTGCGCGGTCCTGGGGAACGGGAGCGATCTGAGCACGGGCGAGCTGGACCAGATCTCGCTCTCCCACGGCTTCTTCAAGATCCACCAGGAGGACGACCCGGAAAGCGGCTCGGAGAACTCTTCGATCACCGTTCCCGCCCCCATCCCGGCGGAAACGAGTGCGCGCGTCCGGGAAACCGCGAAGGCCATTTACCGGGCACTGGAGTGCAGCGGGCTCGCCAGGGTGGACCTGTTCCTGAAGGCGGACGGGGAAGTGGTGCTCAACGAGGTCAACACCTTGCCGGGTATGACTTCGTACAGCCGCTACCCGAGGATGATGGCCGCCGCCGGGATCCCGTTCTCCGAGATGCTCGACCGGATCCTGACCTTGACGCTGGCGGGGAACGGCCGATGA
- a CDS encoding choice-of-anchor D domain-containing protein: MASRRFPLLLMVFLVLSGTLTGFSSARTESVEDPTAAGNNLRTGWDADEPGLSPGQVSTADFGQIFATGVDGQVYAQPIVADGTVVAATENNKVYGLDPAAGTPRWQANLGAPWPAATVNCGDLTPNIGVTATPVYNPETHAVYVTSKVADGQDLQHPHWYLHALDIGTGKELPGFPATIGGTPSNNPGVPFNPMTAMQRPGLLLLDGVVYAGFASHCDYTPYVGYVAGVNARTGKQTTLWSTEGGASDEAGIWQSGGGLVSDGPGRIVLATGNGVAPAPGPGESPPRTLGESAVRLAVNQDGTLTAKSYFSPYDNAKLNQDDFDFGSGGPMAIPPAFGTQAHPRLIVQVGKDGRVYLLDADRLGGTAQAPGGGDAVVGTSGAFGGVWGRPAFFGGDGGYVYLADANGPLRALKYSTAGGTPSLTAVGATTDNFGYTSGSPVVTSSGDAPGSALVWEVYSTGPNGADAQLRAYDPVPVNGVLNLRYSAPIGTAAKFAVPATAGGKVYVGTRDGKVLGFGRPATAPLTARQLDLGSAPVGGTVTATATVTASKPLTVRGVSAPAPFAASLAAPVTLAKGQQLSVPVTFRPGAWGGATGGLAFDTDAGPAAIDLHGRGTQPGLGGNPTALDFGKVRTGSARQLGVNIVNTGTAPETITGVAAPSGAFGVANLPPAGTVLQPGASLPVPVTFRPVAGTKIGVYETSSLRVTSDHGEMTVPLSGVALTGSPHLTLSPVALDFGTVAIGSSKTMTFTATNTGDVPLTITKAKAPEGVFRTDDPLPEGQVIPPGSAIEQKVTFTPVSPKLETSNYLVSSNDGQGAQNVRLSGHGPTP; this comes from the coding sequence GTGGCGTCGCGCCGATTTCCGTTGCTGCTCATGGTGTTCCTCGTGCTCTCCGGCACGCTGACCGGGTTTTCCAGCGCTCGGACGGAATCCGTGGAGGACCCGACCGCGGCGGGGAACAACCTGCGCACCGGCTGGGACGCCGACGAACCCGGCCTGAGCCCGGGACAGGTCTCCACCGCCGATTTCGGCCAGATCTTCGCGACCGGAGTGGACGGACAGGTGTACGCCCAGCCCATCGTCGCGGACGGCACCGTGGTCGCGGCGACGGAGAACAACAAGGTGTACGGATTGGACCCGGCCGCGGGAACCCCGCGCTGGCAAGCGAACCTCGGCGCGCCGTGGCCGGCGGCCACGGTGAACTGCGGTGACCTCACGCCGAACATCGGCGTCACCGCGACCCCGGTCTACAACCCGGAAACGCACGCCGTCTACGTCACGTCGAAGGTCGCCGACGGCCAGGACCTCCAGCACCCGCACTGGTACCTGCACGCGCTCGACATCGGCACCGGCAAGGAACTACCCGGTTTCCCGGCCACGATCGGCGGGACACCGAGCAACAATCCCGGTGTCCCGTTCAATCCCATGACCGCGATGCAGCGACCGGGGCTGCTGTTGCTGGACGGCGTGGTGTACGCCGGATTCGCCAGCCATTGCGACTACACGCCGTATGTCGGTTACGTGGCGGGGGTGAACGCGCGCACCGGCAAGCAGACCACGCTCTGGTCCACCGAGGGCGGTGCTTCCGACGAGGCGGGAATCTGGCAGTCCGGCGGCGGGCTGGTGTCCGACGGGCCCGGCCGCATCGTCCTCGCCACCGGAAACGGGGTGGCACCGGCACCGGGCCCCGGCGAGAGTCCACCCAGGACACTGGGCGAGTCCGCCGTCCGGCTGGCTGTGAACCAGGACGGCACGCTCACCGCGAAGAGCTACTTCAGCCCGTACGACAACGCGAAGCTCAACCAGGACGATTTCGACTTCGGCTCCGGCGGCCCGATGGCGATCCCGCCCGCCTTCGGCACCCAGGCCCACCCGCGCCTGATCGTCCAGGTCGGCAAGGACGGCCGGGTGTACCTGCTCGACGCGGACCGGCTCGGCGGCACCGCGCAGGCACCCGGCGGCGGGGACGCCGTCGTGGGCACGAGCGGCGCTTTCGGCGGCGTGTGGGGCAGGCCCGCGTTCTTCGGCGGCGACGGCGGATACGTCTACCTCGCCGACGCGAACGGGCCGCTGCGGGCGCTGAAGTACTCCACCGCGGGCGGGACTCCCTCGCTCACCGCGGTCGGCGCGACGACGGACAACTTCGGCTACACCTCGGGGTCTCCGGTGGTGACCTCCAGCGGGGACGCGCCGGGATCCGCACTGGTCTGGGAGGTCTACTCCACCGGTCCGAACGGCGCGGACGCCCAGTTGCGGGCCTACGACCCGGTTCCGGTCAACGGCGTGCTGAACCTGCGCTATTCCGCGCCGATCGGCACCGCGGCGAAGTTCGCGGTGCCCGCCACCGCGGGCGGCAAGGTGTACGTGGGCACCAGGGACGGCAAGGTGCTCGGCTTCGGCAGGCCGGCGACCGCCCCGCTCACCGCCCGCCAGCTCGACCTCGGCTCCGCACCGGTCGGCGGCACCGTCACCGCGACCGCGACCGTCACCGCGAGCAAACCCCTGACCGTGCGCGGTGTCTCCGCGCCCGCGCCGTTCGCCGCGTCGCTGGCCGCGCCCGTCACCTTGGCGAAGGGGCAGCAGCTGTCCGTTCCGGTGACCTTCCGGCCGGGCGCGTGGGGCGGGGCGACCGGCGGGCTGGCCTTCGACACCGACGCCGGGCCCGCCGCGATCGACCTGCACGGGCGCGGCACCCAGCCGGGACTCGGCGGCAACCCGACCGCGCTCGACTTCGGCAAGGTGCGCACCGGATCCGCCCGCCAGCTCGGGGTGAACATCGTCAACACCGGCACCGCTCCGGAGACCATCACCGGGGTCGCCGCGCCGTCGGGAGCCTTCGGAGTGGCGAACCTGCCCCCGGCCGGAACGGTTCTGCAACCCGGCGCCTCGCTCCCGGTCCCGGTGACCTTCCGCCCGGTGGCGGGCACCAAGATCGGCGTGTACGAGACTTCGAGCCTGCGCGTGACCAGCGATCACGGCGAGATGACCGTGCCGCTGTCGGGAGTCGCGCTCACCGGCAGCCCGCACCTCACGCTTTCCCCGGTGGCACTGGACTTCGGCACGGTGGCCATCGGCAGCTCCAAGACGATGACCTTCACCGCGACCAACACCGGCGACGTCCCGCTGACCATCACCAAGGCGAAGGCCCCGGAGGGGGTGTTCCGCACCGACGATCCGCTGCCGGAGGGCCAGGTGATCCCGCCGGGCTCCGCCATCGAGCAGAAGGTGACCTTCACCCCGGTGTCCCCGAAGCTGGAAACCTCGAACTACCTCGTCAGCAGCAACGACGGACAGGGTGCGCAGAACGTCCGGCTCAGCGGCCACGGCCCGACGCCCTGA
- a CDS encoding NADP-dependent oxidoreductase → MKAIGFDQPGGPEVLRVVEVPEPHAGPGQVRIRVRAAAVNPSDLVTRSGLAHDRYRDVTPPYVPGWEAAGVVDEADPDTGWKPGDEVLAITRPVLEGGGAYAERIVVPAASVVRVPAGAGFAAASTLPMNGLTARLALDAAGAARTIAVTGAAGAVGGYAVQLAKNAGLSVIADAAPKDEALVAELGADIVVPRGDDIAERIREHFPDGVDALVDGSLQRHLVLPAIRDHGAYIALRTPSIGGGVEPERGIGVHYVLVTDYIDETEKLDELRKLAETGALTLRVARTLPCTEAAQAHRLLEAGGLRGRLVLEF, encoded by the coding sequence ATGAAAGCGATCGGCTTCGACCAGCCCGGCGGTCCCGAGGTGCTGCGGGTGGTGGAGGTTCCCGAACCGCACGCGGGGCCGGGGCAGGTGCGGATCAGGGTCCGTGCCGCGGCGGTGAACCCGTCGGACCTGGTCACGCGCAGTGGCCTCGCGCACGATCGCTACCGCGACGTCACGCCGCCCTACGTCCCGGGTTGGGAGGCCGCCGGTGTCGTCGACGAGGCGGATCCGGACACCGGGTGGAAGCCGGGCGACGAGGTGCTGGCGATCACGCGGCCGGTCCTGGAGGGTGGCGGCGCCTACGCGGAGCGGATCGTGGTGCCCGCCGCGTCCGTCGTTCGCGTTCCGGCAGGCGCCGGCTTCGCGGCCGCGTCGACGCTGCCCATGAACGGCCTGACCGCCCGCCTCGCGCTCGACGCCGCCGGTGCCGCGCGGACCATCGCGGTCACCGGTGCCGCGGGCGCGGTCGGCGGCTACGCCGTCCAGCTCGCCAAGAACGCCGGGCTGTCCGTGATCGCGGACGCCGCGCCGAAGGACGAGGCGCTGGTCGCGGAGCTGGGCGCCGACATCGTCGTGCCGAGGGGCGACGACATCGCCGAGCGGATCCGCGAGCACTTCCCGGACGGGGTCGACGCGCTCGTGGACGGTTCGCTGCAACGGCACCTCGTGCTTCCGGCCATCCGCGACCACGGGGCCTACATCGCGCTGCGGACGCCCTCGATCGGCGGCGGCGTCGAGCCGGAACGCGGTATCGGGGTCCACTACGTCCTGGTCACCGACTACATCGACGAGACGGAAAAGCTCGACGAGCTCAGGAAACTCGCCGAAACCGGCGCGCTCACGCTCCGCGTCGCCCGCACGCTTCCCTGCACCGAGGCCGCCCAGGCGCACCGCCTGCTGGAGGCGGGCGGCCTTCGCGGCCGTCTCGTGCTCGAGTTCTGA
- the vanR-Sc gene encoding response regulator transcription factor, which translates to MRVLIVEDEPYLAEAIRDGLRLEAIAADIAGDGDTALELLGVNTYDIAVLDRDIPGPSGDEIAKRVVASGSGMPILMLTAADRLDDKASGFELGADDYLTKPFELRELVLRLRALDRRRAHSRPPVREIAGLRVDPFRREVYRDGRYVALTRKQFAVLEVLVAAEGGVISAEELLERAWDENADPFTNAVRITVSALRKRLGEPWLIATVPGVGYRIETGAEPGDERG; encoded by the coding sequence ATGCGCGTGTTGATCGTCGAGGACGAACCGTACCTGGCCGAAGCCATCCGAGACGGCTTGCGCCTGGAAGCGATCGCCGCCGACATAGCCGGGGACGGGGACACCGCGCTGGAACTGCTTGGCGTCAACACCTACGACATCGCCGTGCTCGACCGCGACATCCCGGGCCCGTCCGGCGACGAGATCGCCAAACGCGTCGTCGCCTCTGGCAGCGGCATGCCGATCCTGATGCTCACCGCGGCCGACCGGCTCGACGACAAGGCCTCCGGGTTCGAACTCGGCGCCGACGACTACCTCACCAAGCCCTTCGAGCTGCGGGAGCTCGTGCTCCGCCTCAGGGCGCTCGACCGCAGGCGCGCGCACAGCAGGCCGCCCGTGCGCGAGATCGCGGGGCTGCGGGTGGACCCGTTCCGCCGCGAGGTCTACCGCGACGGCCGCTACGTCGCGTTGACCAGGAAGCAGTTCGCCGTGCTCGAAGTCCTCGTCGCCGCCGAAGGCGGGGTCATCAGCGCCGAGGAGCTGCTGGAGCGGGCGTGGGACGAGAACGCCGACCCGTTCACCAACGCCGTGCGCATCACGGTCTCCGCCCTGCGCAAGAGGCTCGGCGAACCCTGGCTGATCGCGACGGTGCCCGGCGTCGGGTACCGCATCGAGACCGGCGCGGAACCGGGAGACGAGCGTGGATAG